TCCAGAAGACGACCTGCCGCCACCGTATTCCACCGTCCCTGGCTCTACGGGAACTTCCTCCTATTTCTCTGGTACTCCGCACCAAGTGTATCAACCACAGAGTCAATCATCACTCTTCTCCACGCAGCTCTCTGGACTCCGAAGCCAAATCCTCGAGGAACAGGCTGCCCGAGCGTCTGTCCGCGACCAACAGGATATTGAGATCCTGTCTCTCATCGTCCCTCATATTGAAGCTCTCCTCGACTCCATCGCCTCACACAACCCCCCACCAACACTTGTTGAGGCAACATTCGTACCAGATGAAGCCATCGAAAAAGGATGGAAATTCAGCGACGCCGAGCAAAAACGAACAGGCGAAGTACGAGAGTTGGTACGTGTCGGGAGGCACTTGAAGATGGATGGCGATAAGAAATCGTCTCGACAGCCCGTGCCTAGCACATCAGAGCCAGACGGCCCCAAAGAATTTGATGAATGGGGCCGCTGGTCTGACGACAGGGACGACAGCTTGGTCGGTTCTAAAGACGACTTGTGGTGGTCCGACGAGGAGATGGCACATAGATTAGCGAAGCACCTTCAACCGAAGCGTGCGACGGCGTCCGTGGATCGCCAGACAGTCCGAGCACAAGTTGAGCGAAACAAGGACACCAAAAAGCAAGGTCGATGGAACATGTTTAAAAAAGACGAGCCAGCAAAGCCGTTACCCGCGGCTTCGGTTTCGACGCCGTATCAGCGGCCgctggatgatgttggcatGACGGTAAATGCGGAGGAAGCTACGTTTCGGAAGCAGAACGAGATGGGGATCTGGGAAAGCAGAACTGGTTGGGGGTTAGTTGTGAGGGTGAGCATTCGACGATGATATAATGAGCCGGATTTGCGGACAGATTCACAGGGTTACAATTGCAGCATGTCAATAAACGATAAATGAAGTCTGGTTACAATACAAATGTCAAGCGGGAGTTGATGCACCATCACTGCTCTTTCGAACTCCGTACTACATTTTGAAGTCTCCACTTTGGCCAGCTGTCTGACAGTTGAGGAGGATATCTGGCAGCTGTCAGTCCAAGTCAACGAAACGATGACAGGATTGGTGTATTGCGCAATGAATTCGTAAAGTTGTAAAATTCATGATGTTTTGGAACAAATCATGTTCTCTTTCCTTCATGGTTTCGGCACTTCAAGAGCGTCACCGGTTCCCCAGCCGGAGTTTGAGTCATTCGCCGCTGTATATGCCAAGCGCCGCCCCACCGATTCAAACGACTCAAGGGCGCACCGAATTCAGCTACCATGAAACCAAGAGATGTGAACCCTTTCACAATGATCTTCATGTGCAGAACGGTGAAGTGACTGAAACGAAAGCCGACATAGGAGGAGAAACAAGTTATATGAACGACCTGTTTCGACTGCCATAATCTCGAACAGATCGAGGTCACAGAACAATACCTTCTTCCACCAGCACTCATCATGCCTTCTCACGATGTCCTTGTCACCGGCTCTTCAGGCCACCTCGGTACAGCCCTGATGCTCACCCTCCCATCCCTAGGCTTCAACCCGGTAGGCATTGACATCCTCGCATCTGCAACAACTCAACACGTGGGCGCAGTCAGCGACCGTGCCTTTGTCTCCAACATCCTCCAATCCAACCCCATCAAGCACGTTCTTCACACAGCAACCCTCCACAAGCCACATGTGGGGAGTCACACCAAGGAACAATTTGTCGAGGCCAACATCAATGGAACGCTGGTACTTCTCGAGGAAGCTGCAAAGCTGGGCGACCAAATCGaaagcttcatctttttcAGCACAACCAGCACCTTTGGGCTTGCGCTGAGTCCCAAGCCCGGCTCACCAGCAGCATGGATCGACGAGACTGTTGTTCCCGTACCAAAGAACATCTATGGCGTGACGAAAGTTGCCGCTGAGGATATGTGCGCTCTTGTGCAGCGACAGACCAAGATGCCGGTTCTGGTGCTACGGACTAGTCGCTTCTTtccggaggaggatgacgaggacgataGACGGAATGCAATGGCAGATGATAACCTAAAAGTGTTGGAGCTGGCGTATAGA
The genomic region above belongs to Pochonia chlamydosporia 170 chromosome 2, whole genome shotgun sequence and contains:
- a CDS encoding NAD-dependent epimerase/dehydratase family protein (similar to Metarhizium robertsii ARSEF 23 XP_007825567.1), translating into MVPEDDLPPPYSTVPGSTGTSSYFSGTPHQVYQPQSQSSLFSTQLSGLRSQILEEQAARASVRDQQDIEILSLIVPHIEALLDSIASHNPPPTLVEATFVPDEAIEKGWKFSDAEQKRTGEVRELVRVGRHLKMDGDKKSSRQPVPSTSEPDGPKEFDEWGRWSDDRDDSLVGSKDDLWWSDEEMAHRLAKHLQPKRATASVDRQTVRAQVERNKDTKKQGRWNMFKKDEPAKPLPAASVSTPYQRPLDDVGMTVNAEEATFRKQNEMGIWESRTGWGLVVRVSIRR
- a CDS encoding NAD dependent epimerase/dehydratase family protein (similar to Neosartorya fischeri NRRL 181 XP_001262538.1) — protein: MPSHDVLVTGSSGHLGTALMLTLPSLGFNPVGIDILASATTQHVGAVSDRAFVSNILQSNPIKHVLHTATLHKPHVGSHTKEQFVEANINGTLVLLEEAAKLGDQIESFIFFSTTSTFGLALSPKPGSPAAWIDETVVPVPKNIYGVTKVAAEDMCALVQRQTKMPVLVLRTSRFFPEEDDEDDRRNAMADDNLKVLELAYRRCDIEDIVSATICGMKKARDIKWAKYIISAPPPFSNDAETLAALDRNPAEVFGRVAPGVDEVFAKKSWKHLARVDRVYDSSKAVRELGWQPKYTFGKTIEMVANGQDWRSELTHKVGKKGYHAVSTGVYTSR